In one Dehalogenimonas formicexedens genomic region, the following are encoded:
- the secA gene encoding preprotein translocase subunit SecA produces MFKWFGKMVDSNEKEIKRLQPLVAQVNALEPEFVKLSDEALKAKTAEFKARVAEEYAELKGDIDNLREQLAVTVSPEDRNKLKDKIIVLENSCFEGVLPEAFAAVREASRRTLGLRHYDVQIIGGSVLHEGHIAEMKTGEGKTLVATLPLYLNSLLGRGAHLITQNDYLARRDAYWMGPVYHALGVSVASIYPMQTPDEHQPSRLFDPNYNSGKENDPWKHYKPVPRKEAYDADITYGTSAEFGFDYLRDNMVIDLKQCVQRPEGPYFSIVDEVDNLLIDEARTPLIISAPDVEAGKLYQTFARLVQKLKPETDYEVKIKERQAEPTEDGWSKIEGLLKREGLMKTDNLYDPQNSHLMRQLRNALSAKEFYLRDRQYVVDRDPDGQIGIVIVDEFTGRKMVGRRYSEGLHQAIEAKEGVKVREESKTYASITIQNYFRMYDKLAGMTGTALTEAEEFARIYKLEVVAIPTNRPMIRDDQTDQIYKDVDAKFKAVVREVEEMRAAGRPVLLGTVSIENSDLISEMLRKKGIPNEVLNAKKHEREAAIVAEAGKPGAVTVATNMAGRGVDIILGGRLDTYDPMGDLKTYLGEEFAKSAVDREKLTEFEKGIETEEAEITRLQGLINTKRLEYIQEVKNDPAMAVTSGKLAEIDELERTLKAVAEHYMTVYGKWVGDMEKELPANPKKVECRIDTGRCQSVLDKEKKRFNEWLERYVAVVKAGGLHVIGTERHEARRIDNQLRGRSGRQGDPGSSRFFVSLEDDIMRRFGGDMVRGLMERLGFDENTPIENSMISKSIENAQKRVEGFNFDIRKNLVEYDDVVNKHREIIYGERKKILSGADLKTNILDMVKETIDAIVADRLAGLDYQDWDTAGLLADIAAFMSLPPDLTAEEIQRLSADEVAERLKCWSEEQYAKKEQEIPPEVLRQIERHLMLRVIDTLWIEHLTFVEHLRLEAGWQTLRQVKAVDAYKNEGYRAFEDLLEGIKHDVVHTIFKVQVVRQGQPAGASPQRIQARQAPLAVGAAAGSAQSALTPNASSPMQAATAGSNVTHAAKDAEGHKVGRNDPCPCGSGKKYKKCCGA; encoded by the coding sequence ATGTTCAAATGGTTCGGTAAAATGGTGGATTCCAATGAGAAAGAGATCAAACGTCTACAGCCGCTAGTTGCCCAGGTTAACGCTCTCGAACCCGAATTCGTCAAGCTAAGCGATGAGGCACTCAAGGCTAAGACCGCCGAATTCAAGGCCAGGGTGGCGGAGGAGTACGCCGAACTCAAGGGCGATATCGACAATCTCCGGGAGCAACTGGCGGTTACCGTCAGCCCGGAAGACCGCAACAAGCTCAAGGACAAGATCATCGTACTGGAGAACTCATGCTTTGAGGGCGTGCTGCCCGAAGCTTTTGCCGCGGTTCGCGAGGCATCGAGAAGGACACTGGGCCTCAGGCATTACGATGTCCAGATCATCGGCGGTTCGGTCCTGCACGAGGGTCATATTGCCGAGATGAAGACCGGCGAAGGCAAGACTCTCGTCGCCACCCTGCCGCTCTACCTGAATTCTCTCTTGGGCCGGGGCGCCCACCTTATCACTCAGAACGATTACCTGGCCCGCCGCGACGCCTACTGGATGGGACCGGTTTATCACGCGCTGGGCGTTTCCGTGGCGTCCATCTACCCGATGCAGACGCCTGATGAGCACCAACCTTCCCGTCTGTTCGACCCAAACTACAATTCCGGTAAGGAAAACGATCCCTGGAAGCATTACAAGCCGGTGCCGCGCAAGGAAGCCTACGATGCCGATATCACCTACGGCACCTCGGCGGAGTTCGGCTTCGACTATCTCCGCGACAACATGGTTATCGACCTCAAGCAGTGCGTCCAGCGGCCTGAAGGACCCTACTTCTCCATTGTCGACGAAGTCGATAACCTGCTCATCGACGAAGCCCGGACGCCTCTGATCATTTCGGCGCCGGACGTTGAAGCCGGGAAGCTTTACCAGACCTTCGCCCGGCTGGTTCAGAAGCTCAAGCCCGAAACCGATTATGAGGTTAAAATCAAGGAACGCCAGGCCGAACCCACCGAGGACGGCTGGTCCAAGATCGAAGGCCTGCTCAAACGCGAAGGTCTGATGAAGACCGACAACCTCTATGACCCGCAGAACTCTCACCTCATGCGCCAGCTAAGGAACGCCCTCTCGGCCAAGGAGTTTTATCTCCGAGACCGGCAGTACGTGGTCGATCGCGACCCGGACGGGCAGATCGGCATCGTCATCGTCGATGAGTTTACCGGCCGCAAGATGGTCGGCCGCCGCTACTCCGAAGGCTTGCACCAGGCTATCGAGGCCAAGGAAGGGGTCAAGGTCCGCGAGGAATCCAAGACCTACGCCTCCATCACCATCCAGAACTACTTCCGCATGTACGACAAACTGGCGGGCATGACCGGCACGGCGCTCACCGAGGCCGAAGAATTTGCCCGTATCTACAAGCTGGAAGTGGTAGCCATTCCCACCAACCGGCCGATGATCCGCGACGACCAGACCGACCAGATTTACAAGGATGTTGACGCCAAATTCAAGGCTGTCGTCCGTGAGGTCGAGGAGATGCGGGCCGCCGGACGCCCGGTGCTCCTGGGCACGGTATCCATCGAAAACTCCGATCTCATATCCGAGATGCTCCGGAAAAAAGGCATCCCCAACGAGGTTTTGAACGCTAAGAAGCATGAACGGGAAGCCGCCATCGTCGCTGAAGCCGGCAAACCGGGAGCGGTGACCGTGGCAACCAACATGGCAGGCCGCGGCGTCGACATCATCCTCGGCGGCCGTCTCGATACTTACGACCCGATGGGAGACCTGAAAACTTACCTGGGCGAAGAATTCGCCAAATCGGCGGTCGACAGGGAGAAACTCACCGAGTTCGAGAAAGGCATCGAAACCGAGGAAGCCGAAATCACCCGGCTCCAGGGGCTTATCAATACCAAGAGGCTGGAATACATCCAGGAAGTAAAAAACGATCCGGCGATGGCTGTTACAAGCGGCAAGCTCGCTGAGATCGATGAACTGGAGCGGACCCTGAAAGCCGTCGCCGAACACTACATGACGGTCTACGGCAAGTGGGTCGGCGACATGGAGAAGGAATTGCCGGCCAACCCCAAGAAGGTTGAGTGCCGCATTGACACCGGGCGCTGCCAGTCGGTCCTGGACAAGGAAAAGAAGCGCTTCAACGAGTGGCTGGAGCGCTACGTCGCCGTGGTCAAGGCCGGCGGCCTGCACGTCATCGGCACGGAGCGCCATGAGGCACGCCGCATCGACAACCAGCTACGCGGCCGTTCCGGCCGCCAGGGAGACCCAGGGTCATCCCGCTTCTTCGTGTCGCTAGAAGACGATATCATGCGGCGGTTCGGCGGCGACATGGTCCGGGGGCTGATGGAGCGCCTGGGCTTCGACGAAAATACGCCGATCGAAAACTCGATGATCTCCAAGTCCATCGAAAACGCCCAGAAGCGGGTCGAAGGCTTCAACTTCGATATCCGCAAGAACCTGGTCGAATACGACGACGTGGTCAACAAGCACCGCGAGATCATTTACGGGGAGCGCAAGAAAATACTCTCCGGGGCGGATCTGAAAACCAATATCTTGGATATGGTCAAGGAGACAATCGACGCCATTGTCGCCGACCGTCTGGCCGGCCTGGATTACCAGGACTGGGATACCGCCGGGCTTCTTGCCGACATCGCCGCCTTCATGTCCCTACCGCCGGACCTCACCGCAGAGGAGATCCAGAGACTGTCCGCAGACGAGGTCGCGGAGCGGCTGAAGTGCTGGTCTGAGGAGCAGTACGCTAAAAAAGAGCAAGAGATCCCCCCCGAAGTACTGCGCCAGATAGAGCGCCATCTGATGCTCCGGGTTATCGATACCCTGTGGATCGAGCACCTGACTTTTGTGGAACACTTGCGTCTCGAGGCCGGCTGGCAGACGCTGCGGCAGGTCAAGGCCGTCGATGCCTACAAGAACGAAGGCTACCGGGCATTTGAAGACCTCCTTGAAGGCATCAAGCATGATGTGGTCCACACCATTTTCAAGGTCCAGGTGGTGAGACAGGGGCAGCCCGCGGGCGCCTCTCCCCAGAGAATCCAGGCTAGGCAGGCACCGTTGGCCGTCGGGGCAGCCGCAGGTTCGGCGCAATCAGCCCTCACGCCTAACGCCTCATCGCCGATGCAGGCAGCCACGGCGGGTTCGAACGTAACTCATGCCGCCAAGGACGCTGAGGGCCATAAGGTCGGCCGGAATGATCCATGCCCGTGCGGCAGCGGGAAAAAATACAAGAAGTGCTGCGGGGCGTAG
- the hisA gene encoding 1-(5-phosphoribosyl)-5-[(5-phosphoribosylamino)methylideneamino]imidazole-4-carboxamide isomerase codes for MREPNIEIIPAIDIRGGRCVRLVQGDYSRETVYSDNPLEMALKWQSMGASRLHIVDLDGAASGEMVNFNVISQIAAATQVPVQIGGGIRDIERVKKLLSAGIDRVILGTAAVENPAFVQEACGKYPESVIVSLDAREGKMAVKGWQEETDLPVLSFARQMMARGVRRFVFTDISRDGMLTEPNFTALFELIQAIRAPVIASGGIASISHLQILKLIGAEAAILGKSIYSGAIDLRQALKTIDKS; via the coding sequence ATGAGAGAGCCAAACATCGAAATAATTCCCGCCATAGACATTCGCGGCGGCCGCTGCGTCCGGTTGGTGCAGGGTGATTACTCCCGCGAGACCGTCTATTCCGATAACCCCCTGGAGATGGCCCTCAAGTGGCAATCGATGGGCGCGTCCCGGCTGCATATCGTCGACCTTGACGGCGCCGCCTCCGGGGAAATGGTCAATTTCAACGTCATCAGCCAGATCGCTGCCGCCACGCAGGTTCCGGTGCAGATCGGAGGCGGTATCCGCGACATCGAGCGCGTGAAAAAGCTGCTTTCGGCGGGTATCGACCGTGTGATCCTCGGCACCGCCGCCGTCGAAAACCCGGCGTTTGTTCAGGAAGCCTGCGGCAAATACCCGGAATCCGTTATCGTCAGCCTGGATGCCCGCGAGGGCAAAATGGCGGTCAAGGGCTGGCAAGAAGAAACCGACCTGCCGGTGCTCTCGTTCGCCCGGCAAATGATGGCGCGGGGAGTGCGGCGTTTCGTCTTTACCGATATTTCCCGCGACGGCATGCTGACCGAGCCCAATTTCACCGCCCTGTTCGAACTTATCCAGGCCATCAGAGCGCCGGTCATCGCCTCCGGCGGCATCGCTTCAATCAGCCACCTGCAGATCCTTAAACTCATCGGGGCTGAGGCGGCGATACTCGGCAAGTCCATTTATTCAGGCGCGATCGATCTCAGGCAAGCGCTGAAGACGATAGACAAATCGTAA
- a CDS encoding DUF1385 domain-containing protein — translation MAQKFYYGGQAIIEGVMIRGQKSLVTAVRRPQGDILVESQPLPSIYTGKLRQLPFTRGVIVLLEAMFLGMQTLMRSAEVAMQEEETEKVSPWLLWGFVGFSLAASIAIFVLTPLLVTSIFNRWLESAVLFNLVEGLIRMILFIGYLKLVGRMPDIKRMFAYHGAEHQSINAFEHGVKLDPLSVREFSTAHTRCGTSFLLAVMVIAIFVFSLIGKPALWIMILSRILLLPVIAGLSYEFTRFAAGHGDNALVKALTRPGLWLQSLTTRVPELAQLEVGIAALKKAIVIDHPEMEAELYPAPVPVESPIEPMPVTDAEPLT, via the coding sequence ATGGCTCAGAAATTTTATTACGGCGGGCAGGCGATCATCGAGGGCGTAATGATCCGCGGCCAGAAATCGCTGGTGACGGCGGTCAGAAGGCCCCAGGGCGACATACTCGTCGAGTCGCAGCCACTGCCCAGCATTTATACCGGCAAACTGCGGCAGTTACCTTTCACCCGCGGCGTCATCGTGCTCCTCGAGGCGATGTTTCTCGGCATGCAGACACTGATGCGCTCGGCCGAGGTGGCGATGCAGGAAGAAGAGACCGAGAAAGTTTCGCCGTGGCTGCTCTGGGGGTTCGTCGGCTTTTCGCTGGCGGCGTCGATCGCCATCTTCGTTTTAACGCCGCTGCTGGTCACCAGCATTTTCAACCGCTGGCTGGAATCGGCGGTCCTGTTCAACCTTGTCGAAGGCCTGATACGGATGATCCTATTCATAGGATACCTGAAGTTAGTCGGCAGAATGCCGGATATCAAGCGGATGTTTGCCTATCACGGCGCGGAGCACCAGTCGATCAACGCTTTTGAGCACGGCGTAAAGCTGGATCCCCTTTCTGTGCGGGAATTTTCCACCGCCCACACCCGCTGCGGCACCAGCTTCCTGCTGGCGGTGATGGTCATCGCCATCTTCGTCTTCAGCCTCATCGGCAAACCAGCCCTGTGGATAATGATTTTATCCAGAATACTGTTACTGCCGGTGATCGCCGGCCTGTCGTATGAATTTACCAGATTCGCCGCCGGCCATGGCGATAACGCCCTGGTCAAAGCCCTGACTCGACCGGGCCTCTGGCTGCAGTCATTGACGACACGGGTTCCCGAGCTGGCGCAACTGGAGGTCGGCATCGCCGCGCTGAAGAAGGCAATCGTTATCGACCATCCGGAGATGGAAGCGGAGCTTTACCCGGCGCCGGTACCTGTTGAGTCACCTATCGAACCCATGCCGGTAACAGACGCCGAGCCGCTGACTTAG
- the rpmE gene encoding 50S ribosomal protein L31 — protein MKEKLHPKYFPDAKVTCSCGNTFMLGSTSPTIKVELCNKCHPFYTGEKRMVDTAGRVDRFKQRYNIKDK, from the coding sequence ATGAAAGAAAAACTGCACCCCAAGTATTTTCCTGATGCCAAAGTGACCTGTTCCTGCGGCAACACTTTCATGCTGGGCTCGACCTCGCCCACCATCAAAGTGGAGCTTTGCAACAAATGCCATCCGTTTTACACCGGTGAAAAGCGCATGGTCGACACCGCCGGCCGGGTTGACCGCTTCAAGCAGCGCTACAACATCAAGGACAAATAA
- the rpmA gene encoding 50S ribosomal protein L27: MAHKKGGGSSRNGRDSKPKMLGVKRYSGERVLAGTIIVRQRGTPIKAGENVGIGRDHTLFALADGVVEFKPTANSRRMATVKTA; this comes from the coding sequence ATGGCTCATAAGAAAGGCGGCGGTTCAAGTCGCAACGGACGAGATTCAAAACCCAAGATGCTGGGCGTCAAGCGGTATTCCGGCGAGAGGGTCCTGGCCGGGACCATTATCGTGCGCCAGCGCGGCACCCCCATCAAGGCGGGTGAAAATGTAGGTATCGGCAGAGACCATACCCTGTTCGCTTTAGCGGACGGAGTGGTGGAGTTCAAGCCGACGGCTAACAGCAGGAGGATGGCTACCGTCAAGACGGCCTAA
- the rplU gene encoding 50S ribosomal protein L21 has product MTIYAIVESGGKQYKVTEGQSLDVDHLNVEDGATVELDRVLFFSDGSNNVTGKPVIEGAKVVAKSEGTGLGEKVRGLRFKAKTRAHTRVGGRAVFTRLKIENIIAPK; this is encoded by the coding sequence GTGACCATTTACGCGATAGTTGAATCCGGTGGCAAGCAATATAAGGTAACCGAGGGGCAATCTCTCGATGTTGACCATTTGAACGTCGAGGACGGCGCCACGGTCGAATTGGACCGCGTGCTGTTCTTTTCCGACGGCTCCAACAACGTGACCGGTAAACCGGTCATCGAAGGCGCCAAGGTTGTAGCCAAGTCAGAGGGAACGGGGCTGGGCGAGAAAGTTCGCGGACTCAGGTTCAAGGCCAAGACCCGCGCCCACACCCGCGTCGGTGGCCGAGCCGTTTTCACCCGGTTGAAGATCGAAAATATCATTGCCCCCAAATAA
- the nhaA gene encoding Na+/H+ antiporter NhaA — MRLSISNSKFVTAIERFLRQESAGGVLLFGAAAVAMVVANSPWATHYFDALHTEAGVIIGSFHLELSLAHWINDGLMALFFLLIGLEIKRELMVGELSSPAKAAFPAVAALGGMIAPALIYLAINTAQGGEYRGFGIPMATDIAFALGFLMLLGKRVPMALKVFLVSLAVIDDLGAILIIAVAYSGTLDWSSLGWAGLVIGGLIALNAGGVKKLTPYLALGLVLWYLIFQSGIHATIAGVILALTIPVKQKISSQEFVDTCKLELDVFGSGESQRKNILLTHQQQEAVEKMSDAYESVQNPLVRLEHALLPISAFFIMPLFALANAGVALGGEIDLIQPTALGVVIGLLIGKPVGIIGLTFLISKLGWITKPASCQWRHIIGAGILGGVGFTMSVFITGLAFTESWMIDSAKLAIITASLVAGLSGVYYLFRLPAPSTCSLESTSSRH, encoded by the coding sequence ATGCGATTATCAATAAGTAATTCCAAGTTTGTGACCGCGATCGAGCGTTTCCTCAGGCAGGAATCAGCCGGAGGTGTTTTACTTTTCGGCGCGGCGGCGGTCGCGATGGTCGTGGCCAATTCACCATGGGCTACCCATTATTTCGACGCGTTGCATACCGAAGCCGGCGTTATTATTGGCAGTTTTCACCTGGAACTGTCGCTGGCTCACTGGATCAATGACGGACTGATGGCCTTGTTTTTCCTGCTTATCGGCCTAGAAATTAAACGCGAACTGATGGTAGGCGAGTTATCCTCACCTGCTAAGGCTGCTTTCCCGGCGGTGGCAGCACTGGGGGGCATGATTGCCCCGGCATTAATATATCTGGCTATCAACACCGCTCAAGGAGGCGAATATCGGGGTTTCGGTATACCCATGGCAACCGATATCGCTTTTGCCCTGGGTTTTTTAATGCTTTTGGGCAAGCGAGTGCCGATGGCGTTGAAAGTATTCCTGGTTTCGCTGGCGGTTATTGACGACCTTGGCGCTATCCTTATTATTGCCGTTGCCTACTCAGGGACGCTCGACTGGTCAAGCCTGGGGTGGGCGGGTTTGGTCATTGGAGGTCTGATCGCCCTGAACGCGGGCGGTGTCAAGAAGCTGACACCATACCTGGCGCTTGGCCTGGTGCTGTGGTATCTGATCTTCCAGTCTGGAATACACGCCACAATAGCCGGTGTTATCCTGGCATTGACAATACCGGTGAAGCAGAAGATCTCCTCCCAGGAGTTTGTCGACACCTGCAAGTTGGAACTTGACGTATTCGGAAGCGGTGAGTCCCAGCGCAAAAACATTCTGCTGACTCACCAACAACAGGAAGCGGTAGAGAAAATGAGTGACGCCTATGAGAGCGTCCAGAACCCGCTGGTCCGTCTGGAGCACGCGCTTCTTCCCATAAGCGCCTTTTTCATCATGCCATTATTCGCCCTGGCCAATGCAGGCGTGGCCCTCGGCGGTGAGATCGATCTGATACAGCCAACGGCACTGGGAGTCGTCATCGGGTTGTTGATCGGCAAACCGGTAGGCATTATCGGGTTGACTTTCCTCATCAGTAAGCTGGGCTGGATAACTAAGCCGGCGTCCTGCCAGTGGAGACACATTATTGGCGCCGGTATCCTTGGCGGGGTAGGCTTCACCATGTCAGTGTTCATCACAGGCCTGGCTTTCACCGAGTCATGGATGATCGACTCTGCCAAACTGGCGATCATCACCGCCTCACTCGTGGCCGGTCTGTCTGGAGTGTACTATCTGTTTAGATTACCCGCACCTTCGACCTGCAGCCTCGAGAGCACCAGTAGCCGACATTAG
- a CDS encoding deoxyuridine 5'-triphosphate nucleotidohydrolase, translating to MTCLAKKELLVLINGEPSLLTGYLCLADQVQPNGIDLTLKEICAIEGLGIIPVDNADRRLSNLQHLPFDNDHRIHLKPGNYLITYNEIVSLPKDVMALGRTRSSLLRCGAAIHTAVWDAGYSGRSQSLFVVYNKDGIILEKNARLLQLVFFRLGAETEGYSGIYQNENTR from the coding sequence ATGACCTGCCTGGCTAAAAAAGAACTCCTGGTTCTGATCAACGGCGAGCCGTCGCTGCTGACCGGTTATCTGTGCCTCGCTGACCAGGTTCAACCTAATGGTATCGACCTGACCCTGAAAGAGATCTGCGCCATCGAGGGGCTGGGCATCATTCCTGTCGATAACGCCGATCGCCGGCTATCAAATCTCCAACACCTGCCTTTCGACAACGATCATCGAATCCACCTCAAACCGGGTAATTACCTGATCACTTACAATGAGATCGTGAGCCTGCCCAAAGATGTCATGGCGCTCGGAAGGACGAGGTCCAGCTTGCTGCGCTGCGGTGCTGCCATCCATACCGCCGTCTGGGACGCGGGGTATTCGGGTCGATCGCAGTCGTTGTTCGTGGTCTACAACAAGGATGGTATCATCCTCGAGAAGAACGCGCGCCTGCTGCAGTTGGTCTTCTTCCGTCTTGGTGCGGAGACCGAAGGCTACTCCGGCATTTACCAGAACGAGAATACCCGTTAG
- a CDS encoding RibD family protein has product MDKSRFVIMHNTISLDGSFTGFDVNMSLHYEIAGSYKTEATVIGSDTIVTGIEMYGGVPEEKEQDLVKPSRNRDLPYWIVVDTQGKTKGMLHACRSFEFCRDIIVLISEKTDMDFVRYLEARNYDFLVCGKDHVDFHTAFERLDSNYGLRRFLIDSGPTLNGVLITEGLVDEISLVISPVLVGENSTQRFLNQLNRENHPLPLKLLQCERLKEDLILLKYQVMKPV; this is encoded by the coding sequence ATGGATAAATCAAGATTCGTCATCATGCATAACACCATCAGTTTGGATGGCTCATTCACGGGTTTCGACGTGAATATGAGTCTCCATTATGAGATAGCGGGTAGTTATAAAACTGAAGCAACCGTAATTGGCTCCGACACGATAGTAACCGGAATAGAGATGTACGGCGGCGTTCCTGAGGAAAAAGAACAGGACCTCGTGAAGCCGAGCCGGAACCGCGATTTACCGTATTGGATAGTGGTAGACACCCAGGGTAAAACGAAAGGCATGCTTCATGCTTGCAGGTCATTCGAATTTTGCAGAGACATCATTGTACTGATATCCGAAAAAACGGATATGGATTTTGTTCGGTACCTTGAAGCAAGGAACTACGATTTTTTGGTTTGTGGAAAGGATCATGTTGATTTCCATACCGCGTTTGAACGGCTCGATTCCAATTACGGACTCAGGAGATTTTTGATCGACTCGGGACCGACATTGAATGGAGTCTTAATTACTGAGGGATTGGTTGATGAGATCAGCCTGGTAATCTCACCTGTTTTGGTGGGGGAAAATTCTACACAAAGATTCCTTAACCAGCTTAATCGGGAAAATCATCCTCTTCCTTTGAAATTGTTACAATGTGAACGGTTGAAAGAGGACCTTATACTGTTAAAATACCAGGTAATGAAACCAGTTTAA
- a CDS encoding MalY/PatB family protein — protein MKYNFDRIIERSNTGSVKWDLRKEIFGTEDVIPMWVADMDFEVAEPITTALRERTGHLIYGYTYPESSLIKAVINRLQRKYNWKVEPDWLVFTPGVIPAIAAALKAFTHPGDAVVINDPVYHPFWSLVAGAGCRVADSPLRFEGGHYSMDCENLKARFNPPHPGFMAPPQPKLMILCNPHNPVGRVYSPDELRKVGEIAINSGAIVISDEVHCELLFDGNKHTPFATLSEELARNSITCMSASKTFNLAGLAASVIIIPNPKLRADFQAARSGIMPQPDTMALTALEAAFRDGDDWLAQLSAYLQGNLDFLVDFFGKRIPKIRVVRPEGTYLVWLDCRGLGMDSKQLRDFFIIRAKVGLDEGYRFGPAGEGFMRMNIASPRSLLQEALNRIEQATTESGWVL, from the coding sequence ATGAAATACAATTTCGATCGTATTATCGAGCGCTCCAACACCGGCTCCGTCAAATGGGATTTGCGCAAGGAAATCTTCGGCACTGAAGACGTCATCCCAATGTGGGTTGCCGACATGGACTTCGAAGTAGCCGAGCCCATCACCACCGCCCTCCGGGAACGCACCGGGCATCTGATTTATGGTTATACCTACCCCGAATCATCTCTCATCAAAGCCGTCATCAACCGCCTGCAGCGCAAATACAATTGGAAGGTCGAACCGGACTGGCTGGTTTTCACTCCCGGCGTCATCCCGGCCATCGCCGCCGCCCTGAAGGCGTTTACCCATCCCGGTGATGCCGTGGTCATCAACGACCCGGTCTACCACCCCTTCTGGTCCTTGGTTGCGGGCGCGGGCTGCCGGGTCGCCGATAGTCCGCTCCGGTTCGAAGGCGGGCATTACTCTATGGACTGCGAAAATCTAAAGGCCAGGTTCAACCCGCCCCACCCCGGCTTCATGGCTCCGCCGCAGCCAAAGCTGATGATCTTATGTAATCCCCACAACCCCGTAGGGCGGGTATACTCGCCGGACGAACTGAGAAAGGTCGGCGAGATCGCCATCAACTCGGGAGCGATCGTTATTTCAGATGAGGTCCACTGTGAACTCCTCTTTGACGGCAACAAGCACACTCCTTTTGCCACTCTTTCGGAAGAATTGGCCCGGAACTCCATCACCTGCATGTCGGCTTCCAAGACATTCAATCTGGCTGGCCTCGCTGCCTCGGTCATCATCATCCCCAATCCCAAACTCCGCGCCGATTTCCAGGCAGCCCGATCCGGTATCATGCCTCAGCCTGACACGATGGCCCTCACCGCCCTCGAAGCCGCCTTCCGCGACGGCGACGACTGGCTGGCACAGCTTTCAGCTTACTTGCAGGGTAACTTGGATTTCCTGGTAGATTTCTTCGGGAAGCGGATCCCCAAGATCAGAGTAGTGCGCCCTGAAGGCACCTACCTGGTCTGGTTGGACTGCCGGGGATTGGGAATGGATTCAAAACAACTGCGGGATTTCTTTATCATCAGGGCAAAAGTTGGTCTCGACGAGGGTTACAGATTTGGGCCGGCAGGCGAGGGGTTTATGAGAATGAATATCGCTAGTCCGAGGTCTCTATTACAAGAAGCGTTGAATCGAATCGAACAAGCGACCACTGAATCCGGATGGGTCCTCTAG
- a CDS encoding diacylglycerol/lipid kinase family protein gives MPQKAVAKVIVNPVAGCGASAKHWPHIKQQLEKLGIKYDVVFTERVGHAIELAREATKQHYRYIVAVGGDGTINEVVNGLLSVPDHQVALGVVNTGTGSDFVRSLGIPRNPDRACHHLLSDKRIKVDVGVIEWGINGTSGKRYFVNAAGVGFDAEATETRRKLPKIFRGPVSYVVGVFKTLVAYRNKRIKIKLDETDERHKKVLSVIVANGKYFGGGMKVAPDAHLADQLFEVLTIGDIGKFELVQAFPRVYKGTHVTHPKVKVERASKVDLSSVERLLLQADGEIIGEGAFRFSLLPGALSVIV, from the coding sequence ATGCCCCAAAAGGCTGTCGCCAAAGTTATCGTCAATCCTGTCGCGGGATGCGGCGCCTCCGCCAAGCATTGGCCGCACATCAAGCAACAGCTCGAGAAGCTCGGCATCAAATACGATGTCGTCTTCACCGAGAGAGTCGGCCATGCCATCGAATTAGCCCGGGAAGCAACCAAACAACATTATCGTTACATCGTGGCGGTTGGCGGCGACGGCACGATCAATGAGGTTGTCAACGGCTTGCTTTCCGTCCCGGACCACCAGGTCGCCCTGGGAGTGGTGAATACCGGCACCGGGTCCGATTTTGTGCGGTCGCTCGGCATTCCCCGCAACCCCGACCGGGCCTGCCATCATCTCCTTTCCGACAAACGGATTAAGGTAGATGTCGGTGTTATCGAGTGGGGGATCAACGGCACTTCCGGCAAAAGGTATTTCGTGAACGCCGCCGGTGTGGGGTTCGATGCCGAAGCCACCGAAACCCGCCGAAAACTGCCGAAGATATTCCGGGGGCCGGTTTCTTATGTTGTCGGCGTTTTCAAGACTCTGGTGGCCTACCGGAACAAGCGCATCAAGATAAAACTCGACGAAACCGATGAGAGACACAAGAAAGTTCTCTCGGTGATAGTTGCCAACGGCAAGTATTTCGGCGGCGGAATGAAAGTAGCCCCCGACGCCCACCTTGCCGACCAGTTATTCGAAGTCCTGACCATCGGCGATATCGGAAAGTTTGAGCTCGTCCAAGCGTTCCCGCGCGTTTACAAGGGCACGCACGTCACCCACCCCAAGGTCAAGGTTGAGCGGGCATCAAAGGTGGACCTGTCATCCGTCGAGCGCCTGCTTCTGCAGGCTGACGGGGAGATCATCGGGGAGGGGGCGTTCAGGTTTTCGTTATTGCCCGGGGCGTTGAGTGTGATTGTCTAG